The Corynebacterium felinum DNA segment CGAGGCTACACATAAGGGGGTAGTTTCTGGCGAACATGTGACTAAAGCGACTGTAAATCCTGCAATATATGCGAAAATATACCCGCTCGTGTGGCAAGCACACTCTAAGAACGATCAGCCAACGTTGGGCGAATCGGGCGCGCTAGTTGCGTCATCATGTTGCGACCACGCAATTCCACCGATTTCATCAAAGTCCACCGAGCACGTTCGGCTTCGTTGGCTTTAGCCAAAGTGGAGGCGTTGGTAATGACGCGACCTGGGGTGTCTTTGGCAATTTCGGTCAACCGTGCAGCGGTATTCACGGCATCACCAATCACTGTGTATTCGAAGCGATCGTGCCCACCAATATGGCCGGCGACAACGTGTCCGGCGGCAACGCCGATGCCTGCCTGCAGTCGCATGTCTTTGAGTTCGTGGCGCAGCTCGCGGGCAGCAGCGAGGGCGTGACCTGTGGCATCAGAAAGAGTGATAGGTGCGCCAAAAACAGCCAACGCTGCGTCGCCTTGGAATTTATTGATAATGCCCTTGTTGCGGTGCACCACATCAACGACATGCTCAAAGAAGCGGTTGAGTTCCTCCACCACTTCTTCCGGATCATGGGTGACGGCGAAGGTCGTTGACCCGATAACGTCAACAAAGAGAACAGCTACTTCGCGGTCTTCGCCGCCGAGTTCAGGGCGTTCTTCCAATGCGCGCCGGGCAACTTCGGCTCCGACATAGCGGCCGAAGATGTCGCGAACGCGCTGGCGTTCTTTGAGCCCGCGCATCATTTCGTTGAATCCGGCTTGAAGGACACCAATTTCGGAACCGTCGTAAATGTCCACTTCGACGTCCGTTTCGCCGCGGCGCACTCGGTTGATTGCGCGCTGCAGCTCCAAAATGGGGTCGACGACACTCATCACGACCAGTGTTGTGCCAAGGAAGCCTGTGATCAGCGCTGTGGTGCAAATGGCGAAGATCGCCGGCATGAGGTCGTCGAGTGTCCCTGCGAAGTATCCCTGGGTGCGGCCGCGCAGCATGAGGAGGATGCCCACGATGGGAACGGCGGAGGTGAGTGTCCAAGTCAGGCGTAGGCGCTGCGTGATGGGCGGTTCGAGTGTGGAGTCTTCAAAACGGCGGGCGAGCGCTGAAGCGGCTACTGGGCGGACGAGTCGTTCGGCTTCCAAGTAGGTTAAAAGCACAACAACGAGCCCGGCTAGCAGCGTCGATAGTGCAATGACGATGGCGAGGCTGCTTGAGGTTTGCGATGCAGTGATAGTCAGCAGCACAATTCCCAAGCACCACACTCCTGCAGAGAGCACTGTTTGGTAGAAGGGGATGCGCATGACGAGGTTGCGAACCATGTTCGGGTCGTGGCGCTCTGGGTGTCGCTGCCAGTCGAGCACCGGCCGAAAGAGCACGAATGTCGCGCCCACGCCGATGATGACCGCGATGACAAGGTAGGTTGTGCCCAGCGTCGATAAGCGGGAGTCTGCTGCGAATTTCTCAAAATCCTTCAGCGGAAGAAGATGTTTGACAAACAGCATGATTCCAACTGCGGCAAGCACGTTGGAGCCGAGAACCGTTGCTGCGTACAACGGCCACGACGATTTCGCCAGCCACTTCATCGCGAGCCACAATCTTTGCATGCTCACTACTTTAACCACGTTGGTGGCCGAAATGTAAGAAGAACTAATAATGTTGGGTGGGTGAATGCTGACATCTTCGCCCACATGGGCATTAGTGCACGAGTTGCCGAGGAGCTACGTACTGCCGCCCACGCCGCCCGCATGGGGCACACAGGTAGCGCCATGACGCATGCGTGGCTTTTTACCGGTCCCCCAGGTTCGGGCCGAAGCGTGGCTGCAGTGGCGTTTGCTGCCGCACTGGAGTGCACGGGGGAGATTGTTGGCTGCGGAGTGTGCGAGCATTGTCAGAAGGTGCAAAAAAATGCCCACACTGATGTGGTGCATGTGATTCCGCGTGAGCTGTCGATTTCGGTTGAGAGTATGCGTGACGACGTCGTCGGCCCCGCCGCCCGCATGCCCACTGTGGGGCGTTGGCGCATTGTTATTTTGGACGATGCTGATCGTCTCACCGAATCGGCGGCGAATGCACTTTTGAAAACGGTGGAAGAACCCCCAGCACACACCGTGATTATGCTCTGTGCTCCTTCGACGGACCCGCAAGATATCATTCCCACGCTGCTGTCGCGCTCCCGCCATGTGTATGTGCCACAACCCAGTATTGAGGAAGTTGCTGAAATCTTAATGCGGGGTGGGATTGATCAGGATGTGGCGAGGCTCGCTGCTGCCGCGTCGGGGCACCACATTGGGCGGGCGCGCCATCTTGCAACGGACAAAGCAACCCAGGAGCGGCGCAGTGCGATTTTGAACCTCGCTGAGTTGATTTTTCACGGTGACCAAGCGTTTCAGGCAGTTAGTGACCTCATTAAGAATGCGAAAACTTATGCCATTGAGGGACTTGCTGCTGAAAACGAACGCGAAATCGAAAAACTCCGCATGTCTTTAGGCATGGGTGCGCGGGGTAAAGGTGCGCAAAAAGCTCTCGAAGGTTCCGCAAGCCAGATTAAAGAGCTAGAAAAGCTGCAAAAGAAGCGCGAAACTCGCGCCATTCGCGACGTGCTGGATATGCAGCTGGTGGATCTGATGGGCTTGTATCGCGATGCTCTTATGCTTTCTACTGGGGTGAATCTGCACCCAATTCACCCCGATATGCAAGGTCTTGCCCACGATTTAGTCAAGGTGGGCCCCGAGGGCCTCCTAGCGTGCATTGATGCCGTCCAATTATGTCGCGCCGCATTCCCGCAGAATGTGCGGCCGGAAGCGGCGATGGATGCCATGGTGGGGAGGATCAGAATTGCGTGTAAGGTGCGCTGATTGCCCCTGCATGTGTGCCTCGATTTGCCTGTAGGGATAGTTGGTGCTGTAGAATCACCGCGTGGAGTTAGTACAACATCCATGACGCCGCCTTAGCTCAGTCGGTAGAGCGCTT contains these protein-coding regions:
- a CDS encoding adenylate/guanylate cyclase domain-containing protein — encoded protein: MQRLWLAMKWLAKSSWPLYAATVLGSNVLAAVGIMLFVKHLLPLKDFEKFAADSRLSTLGTTYLVIAVIIGVGATFVLFRPVLDWQRHPERHDPNMVRNLVMRIPFYQTVLSAGVWCLGIVLLTITASQTSSSLAIVIALSTLLAGLVVVLLTYLEAERLVRPVAASALARRFEDSTLEPPITQRLRLTWTLTSAVPIVGILLMLRGRTQGYFAGTLDDLMPAIFAICTTALITGFLGTTLVVMSVVDPILELQRAINRVRRGETDVEVDIYDGSEIGVLQAGFNEMMRGLKERQRVRDIFGRYVGAEVARRALEERPELGGEDREVAVLFVDVIGSTTFAVTHDPEEVVEELNRFFEHVVDVVHRNKGIINKFQGDAALAVFGAPITLSDATGHALAAARELRHELKDMRLQAGIGVAAGHVVAGHIGGHDRFEYTVIGDAVNTAARLTEIAKDTPGRVITNASTLAKANEAERARWTLMKSVELRGRNMMTQLARPIRPTLADRS
- a CDS encoding DNA polymerase III subunit delta', yielding MNADIFAHMGISARVAEELRTAAHAARMGHTGSAMTHAWLFTGPPGSGRSVAAVAFAAALECTGEIVGCGVCEHCQKVQKNAHTDVVHVIPRELSISVESMRDDVVGPAARMPTVGRWRIVILDDADRLTESAANALLKTVEEPPAHTVIMLCAPSTDPQDIIPTLLSRSRHVYVPQPSIEEVAEILMRGGIDQDVARLAAAASGHHIGRARHLATDKATQERRSAILNLAELIFHGDQAFQAVSDLIKNAKTYAIEGLAAENEREIEKLRMSLGMGARGKGAQKALEGSASQIKELEKLQKKRETRAIRDVLDMQLVDLMGLYRDALMLSTGVNLHPIHPDMQGLAHDLVKVGPEGLLACIDAVQLCRAAFPQNVRPEAAMDAMVGRIRIACKVR